The following proteins are co-located in the Diaphorobacter sp. HDW4B genome:
- a CDS encoding efflux RND transporter periplasmic adaptor subunit, translating into MSEQQQSNSSSTSAATSSVSAEQAKRDLLGPGASRKWWQRTTVWIGVAALLVAGGGFYAWSKNSAAKAAPQFVSQPAAKGDITLTVMANGTLQPTRSVTIGSELSGTVARVLVDVNDHVKKGQVLVELDPTKLRSQVERSRASLAAAQAKLAESNATVAEAQASLKRLQEVHRISGGKVPSASEMDTGKATLDRAIATQNSSAASVRDATAALASDETNLSKASVVSPIDGVVLTRAVEPGNAVAASLQAVTLFTLAEDLAQLRLDVNVDEADVGSVKQDQEASFTVSAYPGRSFPAKVARVAFGSTTTDNVVTYTTRLNVDNEDKTLRPGMTASATIISTQRKDVLLVPNAALRFTPSGQAAGAPAAGGPQGGPPAGGAGGAGGDKAKSGGSGGGIMGQLMPRPPRGMGGSGKGADEPALPAGERRIWIDEGGQARAVMVRTGISDGRSTEVTSEQLQPGMRVITDQRVAGAKG; encoded by the coding sequence ATGAGTGAGCAGCAGCAAAGCAATTCTTCTTCCACATCCGCAGCCACATCTTCCGTTTCTGCGGAACAGGCCAAGCGTGATCTGCTGGGCCCCGGCGCATCGCGCAAATGGTGGCAGCGTACGACGGTCTGGATCGGCGTGGCAGCGCTGCTTGTGGCCGGTGGCGGTTTCTATGCGTGGAGCAAGAACAGCGCCGCCAAGGCCGCGCCGCAGTTCGTGAGCCAGCCTGCGGCCAAGGGCGACATCACGCTCACCGTGATGGCCAACGGCACGCTGCAACCCACGCGCTCGGTGACCATCGGCAGTGAGCTTTCGGGCACCGTGGCGCGCGTGCTGGTGGACGTGAACGATCATGTGAAAAAAGGCCAGGTGCTGGTTGAGCTGGACCCGACCAAGCTGCGCTCGCAGGTCGAGCGTTCGCGTGCTTCCTTGGCTGCGGCACAGGCCAAGCTGGCCGAATCGAATGCCACTGTGGCCGAAGCGCAGGCCAGCCTGAAACGTCTGCAGGAAGTGCATCGCATCTCGGGCGGCAAGGTGCCGTCGGCCAGCGAAATGGACACCGGCAAGGCGACGCTCGATCGTGCCATTGCCACGCAGAACTCATCTGCTGCGTCGGTGCGTGATGCAACGGCGGCGCTGGCTTCGGACGAGACCAATCTGTCCAAAGCGTCGGTGGTGTCGCCCATCGATGGCGTGGTGCTCACGCGTGCGGTCGAGCCCGGCAACGCCGTGGCCGCGTCGCTGCAGGCGGTGACGCTGTTCACGCTGGCCGAAGACTTGGCGCAACTGCGCCTTGACGTGAATGTGGACGAGGCCGATGTGGGCAGCGTCAAGCAGGATCAGGAAGCGAGCTTCACGGTGAGCGCCTATCCGGGCCGCAGCTTCCCGGCCAAGGTCGCGCGTGTGGCTTTCGGATCGACGACCACCGACAACGTGGTGACCTACACCACGCGCCTGAATGTCGATAACGAAGACAAGACTTTGCGCCCCGGCATGACGGCATCGGCCACCATCATTTCCACGCAGCGCAAGGACGTGCTGCTGGTGCCGAACGCGGCGCTGCGCTTCACGCCGTCGGGCCAGGCAGCGGGTGCACCTGCTGCTGGCGGGCCGCAAGGCGGGCCACCGGCTGGAGGTGCGGGTGGCGCCGGTGGCGACAAGGCCAAGAGTGGTGGCAGTGGCGGCGGCATCATGGGCCAGCTCATGCCGCGCCCACCGCGTGGCATGGGCGGATCGGGCAAGGGCGCGGATGAGCCCGCACTGCCTGCTGGCGAGCGCCGCATCTGGATCGACGAGGGCGGACAGGCGCGTGCCGTCATGGTGCGTACGGGCATCTCGGACGGCCGCAGCACCGAAGTCACCAGCGAGCAACTGCAGCCCGGCATGCGCGTGATCACCGATCAGCGCGTGGCAGGAGCCAAGGGATGA
- a CDS encoding efflux transporter outer membrane subunit produces the protein MSHTNFPSPFFRPAPVHRLGVLGLALLIAGCSSFGVDRSLPGESAQVSVPQNWSGTAASQNAGAGAGAGADADAQLVSWWQQFGDAQMTALIEQALAANPGLRGAQQAVAQARAQADQTRAGLLPNVNGSGSAQRSRQGNNGSSNYVSTGLDASWEIDLFGKLQSGVTASEADLAATRAALEGARVSLSAEVALAYVDLRSGQQRLLIAENNLKSQQETLQITEWRRQAGLTTSLVVEQSRTQVQQTAAQIPQLTSSIAQSRHSLAVLTGKTPEALDQQLAETQKLPQAPQQLSLRFPADTLRQRPDVWQAGEQVKAALARVDQAQAARYPSLKLSGSLGLGAATIGALSGGSAVAASILGGLSVPVFDGGALRAQVEAQIAALEQSRSSYQTTVLTALQEVEDALATVRGDRAKLAELRIAAESAGNANLLAQQQYTSGLVDFQTVLETQRSLLSAQDSVVSTEASLLQDHVRLYKALGGGWSPESHPVSGNADNHNASKISQAGKQ, from the coding sequence ATGTCCCATACCAATTTCCCATCCCCTTTTTTCCGCCCGGCGCCGGTCCATCGCCTTGGTGTGCTGGGACTGGCGCTGCTGATCGCGGGTTGCTCGTCGTTCGGCGTGGATCGCAGTCTTCCCGGCGAAAGCGCGCAGGTCAGCGTGCCGCAGAACTGGTCTGGCACTGCGGCATCGCAGAATGCAGGCGCAGGCGCAGGCGCAGGCGCGGATGCGGACGCGCAACTCGTGAGCTGGTGGCAGCAGTTTGGCGATGCACAGATGACGGCGCTGATCGAGCAGGCGCTCGCTGCCAATCCCGGTCTGCGTGGCGCGCAGCAGGCGGTGGCGCAGGCGCGCGCGCAGGCCGATCAGACACGCGCTGGTCTTTTGCCCAACGTGAACGGTTCGGGCTCGGCGCAGCGTTCGCGTCAGGGCAACAACGGCAGTTCGAACTATGTCAGCACGGGCCTCGATGCGAGCTGGGAGATCGATCTGTTCGGCAAGCTGCAGTCTGGCGTGACGGCCAGCGAGGCCGATCTGGCGGCGACGCGGGCGGCGCTCGAAGGTGCGCGCGTTTCGCTTTCTGCTGAAGTCGCGCTCGCCTATGTCGATCTGCGCAGCGGCCAGCAGCGCTTGCTGATCGCCGAGAACAATCTCAAGAGCCAGCAGGAAACGCTGCAGATCACCGAATGGCGGCGGCAGGCGGGGCTGACCACGTCGCTGGTCGTCGAGCAATCGCGCACGCAGGTGCAGCAGACGGCAGCGCAGATTCCGCAACTGACCAGCAGCATCGCACAAAGCAGGCACAGCCTGGCGGTGCTGACCGGCAAGACGCCAGAGGCACTCGACCAGCAACTCGCCGAAACGCAAAAGCTGCCGCAGGCACCGCAACAACTGAGCTTGCGTTTTCCTGCAGACACGCTGCGCCAGCGGCCTGATGTGTGGCAGGCGGGAGAGCAGGTGAAGGCGGCGCTTGCGCGTGTCGATCAGGCACAGGCCGCGCGTTATCCGAGCCTCAAGTTGAGTGGTTCGCTGGGCTTGGGTGCGGCAACGATCGGTGCATTGAGTGGCGGTTCTGCCGTGGCCGCGTCGATCCTCGGCGGCCTGTCGGTTCCTGTGTTCGACGGCGGTGCGTTGCGTGCGCAGGTCGAGGCGCAGATCGCGGCGCTGGAGCAGTCGCGCAGCAGTTATCAAACCACCGTGCTCACGGCCCTGCAGGAGGTGGAGGACGCGCTCGCCACTGTCCGGGGCGACCGTGCCAAGCTCGCGGAGTTGCGCATCGCCGCTGAATCGGCAGGCAACGCCAATCTGCTCGCACAGCAGCAGTACACGAGCGGTCTGGTTGATTTTCAAACGGTGCTCGAAACGCAGCGCAGCCTGCTTTCCGCGCAGGACAGCGTGGTGAGCACCGAGGCCAGCCTGCTGCAGGACCATGTGCGTCTGTACAAGGCGCTGGGCGGTGGCTGGTCGCCCGAGAGCCATCCGGTAAGCGGCAACGCCGACAACCACAACGCATCCAAGATTTCCCAGGCAGGCAAGCAATGA
- the wrbA gene encoding NAD(P)H:quinone oxidoreductase, protein MAKILVLYHSMYGHIETMANAVAEGAKSVAGAEVVIKRVPETIPADVFKNVGGKVDQAAPVATPAELAEYDAIIVGTGTRFGNMTAQMRNFWDQTGGLWAKGALVGKVGSVFVSTGTGGGQEMTVVATWATLAHHGMLIAPVGYRFPEQTNLASVKGGNSPYGATTIAGADGSRQPHADELLIARGQGQAVAELAVKLSK, encoded by the coding sequence ATGGCCAAGATCCTCGTGCTCTACCACTCCATGTACGGACATATCGAAACCATGGCCAACGCCGTGGCCGAGGGCGCCAAGAGCGTCGCGGGCGCGGAAGTGGTCATCAAGCGTGTGCCTGAAACCATCCCTGCCGATGTGTTCAAGAACGTGGGTGGCAAGGTCGATCAGGCGGCTCCGGTGGCAACGCCTGCCGAACTGGCCGAGTACGACGCCATCATCGTGGGCACGGGCACACGATTCGGCAACATGACCGCCCAGATGCGCAACTTCTGGGACCAGACCGGCGGCCTGTGGGCCAAGGGCGCGTTGGTCGGCAAGGTCGGCAGCGTGTTCGTCTCCACCGGCACTGGCGGCGGCCAGGAAATGACGGTCGTGGCCACCTGGGCCACGCTGGCTCACCACGGCATGCTGATCGCCCCCGTGGGCTACCGCTTCCCCGAGCAGACCAACCTGGCTTCGGTCAAGGGCGGCAACTCGCCTTACGGAGCGACCACCATCGCCGGTGCGGACGGTTCCCGCCAGCCACACGCTGACGAGTTGCTGATCGCACGCGGCCAAGGCCAGGCTGTGGCCGAACTGGCTGTGAAGCTGAGCAAGTAA
- the tsaD gene encoding tRNA (adenosine(37)-N6)-threonylcarbamoyltransferase complex transferase subunit TsaD: MSSLILGFESSCDETGVALVRVPDDGGVPTLLSHALHSQIEMHRAYGGVVPELASRDHIRRVLPLTEKVLQDAGASLADVDVVAFTRGPGLAGALLVGAGVACSLAAALDKPVLGVHHLEGHLLSPFLSEDPPEFPFVALLVSGGHTQLMRVDGVGEYEILGETIDDAAGEAFDKSAKLMGLPYPGGPVLSKLADGGDPKAFKLPRPLLHSGDLDFSFAGLKTAVLTQAKKLGDDLEARKADLAASTQAAIVEVLVKKTLAALDQTGMKRVVVAGGVGANKLLREQLNEACAKRKVRVHYPELHLCTDNGAMIAMAAAMRLQAGRESANQEYAFDVKPRWPLDTLV, from the coding sequence ATGAGTTCGTTGATTCTGGGGTTCGAATCCTCCTGTGATGAAACCGGCGTGGCCCTCGTGCGGGTGCCGGATGATGGGGGCGTGCCCACACTTCTTTCCCATGCGCTGCACAGCCAGATCGAGATGCATCGCGCCTACGGTGGCGTGGTGCCTGAGCTGGCCAGCCGTGACCATATTCGCCGGGTTCTTCCGTTGACCGAGAAGGTGCTGCAGGACGCGGGTGCTTCCCTTGCCGATGTGGATGTCGTCGCTTTCACGCGCGGACCGGGCTTGGCCGGGGCGTTGCTGGTGGGGGCGGGTGTGGCCTGTTCGCTGGCGGCGGCGCTCGACAAGCCGGTGCTGGGCGTGCATCACCTCGAAGGGCATTTGCTGTCACCGTTTCTGAGCGAGGATCCGCCCGAGTTTCCATTCGTCGCGCTGCTGGTGTCCGGTGGGCATACGCAGCTCATGCGCGTGGATGGCGTGGGCGAGTACGAGATTTTGGGCGAGACGATCGATGACGCCGCCGGGGAGGCGTTCGACAAGTCGGCCAAGTTGATGGGGCTGCCGTATCCGGGTGGTCCGGTGCTGTCCAAGCTGGCCGATGGTGGTGACCCCAAGGCGTTCAAGTTGCCTCGGCCGTTGCTGCATTCGGGCGATCTGGATTTTTCGTTTGCGGGACTCAAGACCGCCGTGCTCACGCAGGCCAAAAAGCTCGGTGACGATCTGGAAGCGCGCAAGGCCGATCTGGCTGCGAGCACGCAGGCGGCCATCGTCGAGGTGCTGGTGAAGAAGACGCTTGCGGCGCTGGATCAGACGGGCATGAAGCGCGTGGTCGTGGCGGGCGGCGTGGGGGCCAACAAGCTGCTGCGCGAGCAGTTGAACGAGGCCTGCGCCAAGCGCAAGGTGCGCGTGCACTATCCCGAGCTGCATCTGTGCACCGACAACGGGGCGATGATTGCGATGGCGGCGGCGATGCGTCTGCAGGCGGGGCGCGAGTCGGCCAATCAGGAATATGCGTTCGACGTGAAGCCCCGCTGGCCGCTGGATACGCTGGTCTGA
- a CDS encoding CBS domain-containing protein, with the protein MTTVAEVLKSKPGAQVYSVKPADTILSALKIMADKGIGALMVLDPNGRIEGIFSERDYARKVVLLGRSSGDTPISDVMTRAVRFVEPHHSVEDCMGLMTNNRIRHLPVVDDGKVVGLISIGDLVKNIMSHQKFLIEQMEQYITGNAML; encoded by the coding sequence ATGACCACCGTTGCCGAAGTTCTGAAGTCCAAACCCGGTGCGCAGGTGTATTCCGTCAAACCTGCCGACACGATTCTGAGCGCATTGAAAATAATGGCCGACAAGGGCATCGGCGCGCTGATGGTGCTCGATCCCAACGGCAGGATCGAAGGCATCTTCTCCGAGCGCGACTACGCCCGCAAGGTGGTGCTGCTCGGACGCTCGTCGGGCGACACGCCCATCAGCGATGTGATGACCCGAGCCGTGCGTTTCGTGGAGCCGCACCACAGCGTGGAAGACTGCATGGGGTTGATGACGAACAACCGGATTCGGCATTTGCCGGTGGTCGACGATGGGAAGGTGGTGGGGCTGATTTCCATTGGGGATCTGGTCAAGAACATCATGTCGCATCAGAAGTTCTTGATTGAACAGATGGAGCAGTACATCACGGGGAATGCTATGTTGTGA
- a CDS encoding DUF937 domain-containing protein — translation MNSNDNASLVDELMAQLQGAPLQQIAQQLGTDQQQAGDAVGMALPMLLGSLGHNAQQPGGADALFNALQGHMPDQQPQQAMGLGGLDLGGLLGSVLGGGGGAGGGLGGLGGLASALGGGSGGGAGDILGHIFGGNQQNAGNSLGQASGLGAGGGQLLQILAPIVMAFLANRVQSGGMDTGALGNMLGQEKSRVQQQGGAGGGLLGSLLDQDGDGQVGLGDLLKMGAGFLNNRR, via the coding sequence ATGAACTCGAACGACAACGCATCTCTGGTGGATGAACTGATGGCGCAACTGCAAGGCGCGCCACTGCAGCAGATCGCACAGCAGTTGGGCACCGACCAGCAGCAGGCAGGCGATGCAGTCGGCATGGCTCTCCCCATGCTGCTGGGTTCGCTCGGACACAACGCGCAGCAGCCAGGCGGCGCGGATGCACTGTTCAACGCGCTGCAAGGCCACATGCCCGACCAGCAACCACAGCAGGCCATGGGTCTGGGTGGCCTCGACCTCGGCGGCCTGCTGGGCTCCGTGCTTGGCGGTGGTGGTGGCGCAGGTGGCGGTCTGGGCGGACTGGGTGGCTTGGCCAGTGCCCTGGGCGGTGGCTCCGGCGGCGGCGCGGGCGACATCCTCGGCCACATCTTCGGCGGCAATCAGCAGAACGCAGGCAACAGCCTCGGTCAGGCATCGGGCCTGGGCGCTGGCGGCGGCCAACTGCTGCAGATTCTGGCCCCCATCGTGATGGCTTTCCTGGCCAATCGCGTGCAGTCCGGCGGCATGGACACAGGTGCTCTGGGCAACATGCTGGGCCAGGAAAAGAGCCGCGTGCAGCAGCAAGGCGGCGCGGGCGGTGGCCTGCTGGGCAGCCTGCTTGACCAAGATGGCGACGGCCAAGTCGGTCTGGGCGATCTGCTCAAGATGGGCGCGGGCTTTCTGAACAACCGCCGCTGA
- a CDS encoding metal/formaldehyde-sensitive transcriptional repressor: MSHTISDKKALLARVRRIAGQVAALERALEAEDDCGAILQQVASIRGATQGLMSKLVEGHVREHVAVHSQDAARELEPVLEILRGYLK; the protein is encoded by the coding sequence GTGTCTCACACCATCTCGGACAAGAAGGCGCTGCTCGCCCGCGTGCGACGCATTGCAGGGCAGGTCGCGGCGCTGGAGCGGGCACTGGAGGCCGAGGACGATTGCGGCGCCATCCTGCAGCAGGTCGCATCGATCCGCGGTGCCACGCAGGGGTTGATGTCCAAGCTCGTCGAGGGCCATGTGCGCGAGCATGTGGCGGTGCACAGCCAGGACGCGGCGCGCGAGCTGGAGCCGGTGCTGGAAATCCTGCGAGGCTATCTCAAGTGA
- the dmeF gene encoding CDF family Co(II)/Ni(II) efflux transporter DmeF, producing the protein MNTPFSPQMPVMPALPAHSHQFGTANLMAEKNTLRATVITLVMMVVEITGGYWLNSMALLADGWHMSSHALALGMAVMAYVMARRLATDQRFTFGTWKIEILGSYSSALLLCVVALLMLVQSVERLLSPQPIHYNEAIGIAVIGLLVNLLCAWLLKDADHGHHHHHHHGHGHDHGDHGHDHGHGHEHEDMNLRAAYVHVMADAATSVLAIVALLGGKYYGAQWLDPLMGILGAVLVSVWAWGLLRQAGRVLLDAEMDAPVVQEVRDVIRDDFPEAQITDLHVWRVSKDNYACIVALTSSVPISPEAVRKALGIHEELVHVTVEVPALGQLVQASLTA; encoded by the coding sequence ATGAATACGCCATTTTCGCCCCAAATGCCGGTGATGCCCGCGCTGCCGGCCCACTCGCACCAATTCGGCACCGCCAACCTCATGGCGGAAAAGAACACGCTGCGCGCCACGGTCATCACACTGGTCATGATGGTGGTGGAGATCACCGGCGGCTACTGGCTGAACTCGATGGCGCTGCTGGCCGACGGCTGGCACATGAGTTCGCACGCACTGGCGCTGGGCATGGCGGTGATGGCCTATGTGATGGCGCGCAGGCTGGCAACGGACCAACGCTTCACCTTCGGCACCTGGAAGATCGAGATCCTCGGCTCGTACAGCAGCGCCCTGCTGCTGTGCGTCGTGGCGCTGCTGATGCTCGTTCAATCGGTGGAGCGGCTGCTCTCGCCCCAGCCCATTCATTACAACGAAGCCATTGGAATTGCGGTCATCGGACTGCTCGTGAACCTGCTGTGCGCATGGCTGCTCAAGGACGCGGACCACGGTCATCACCACCACCATCATCACGGCCACGGTCATGACCATGGCGACCATGGACATGATCACGGGCATGGCCACGAACACGAGGACATGAACCTGCGCGCGGCCTATGTGCATGTGATGGCCGATGCCGCCACGTCGGTGCTCGCCATCGTTGCGCTGCTGGGCGGCAAGTACTACGGCGCACAGTGGCTCGACCCGCTCATGGGCATCCTCGGCGCGGTGCTGGTGTCCGTCTGGGCCTGGGGACTGCTGCGTCAGGCCGGTCGCGTGCTGCTCGATGCCGAGATGGACGCGCCCGTGGTGCAGGAAGTGCGCGACGTGATCCGCGATGATTTTCCCGAGGCGCAGATCACCGACCTGCATGTCTGGCGCGTCTCCAAGGACAACTACGCCTGCATCGTGGCGCTCACCAGCTCCGTGCCGATCTCACCCGAGGCCGTGCGCAAGGCGCTGGGCATTCATGAAGAACTGGTGCATGTGACCGTCGAAGTGCCGGCGCTGGGTCAGTTGGTTCAGGCATCGCTAACTGCTTGA
- a CDS encoding response regulator, with translation MTTHEQPSAQASLTGARVLVVEDEPKLASLLMDYLRAAGFEARWLTDGATVIDHVRNEQPDLVLLDLMLPGRDGISICRELREFSDVPVVMLTARVEEADRLEGLESGADDYICKTPFSPREVIARVRTILRRVQVQSERQQARVNAQSPIRMDVEAYRAYYKGTLLPLTPVEFRLLGVLLSAPGHAFTRDQLLARLHDDPRSVNDRAVDSHIKNLRRKLEAVDPEADLIRSVYGVGFRLELSSS, from the coding sequence ATGACGACGCATGAACAGCCCAGCGCCCAGGCGTCTCTGACCGGAGCACGCGTGCTGGTGGTCGAGGACGAACCCAAACTGGCGTCCTTGTTGATGGACTACCTGCGCGCGGCCGGATTCGAGGCCCGTTGGCTGACCGACGGCGCTACCGTCATCGACCATGTGCGCAATGAGCAGCCCGACCTGGTGCTGCTCGACCTGATGCTGCCGGGGCGCGATGGCATCAGCATCTGCCGCGAACTGCGCGAGTTCAGCGACGTGCCGGTGGTGATGCTCACGGCGCGCGTGGAAGAGGCCGATCGGCTCGAAGGTCTCGAATCCGGTGCGGACGACTACATCTGCAAGACGCCGTTCAGCCCGCGCGAGGTGATTGCGCGCGTGCGCACCATTTTGCGGCGCGTGCAGGTGCAGAGCGAGAGGCAGCAGGCTCGGGTGAACGCGCAGTCGCCGATCCGCATGGATGTGGAGGCGTATCGCGCTTATTACAAAGGCACGTTGCTGCCGCTCACGCCCGTGGAGTTCCGCCTGCTGGGCGTGCTGCTTTCCGCGCCGGGCCACGCCTTCACGCGCGATCAGTTGCTGGCGCGGTTGCATGACGATCCACGCTCGGTGAACGACCGCGCCGTGGACAGCCACATCAAGAACCTCAGGCGCAAGCTCGAAGCCGTGGACCCCGAGGCCGATCTGATCCGCTCGGTGTACGGCGTCGGCTTCCGGCTGGAACTGTCAAGCAGTTAG
- the baeS gene encoding sensor histidine kinase efflux regulator BaeS, with the protein MSKVFWSRLAPGITAKLFLAVLFTAVCVVVAMALAAQWSFNRGFLGYLNEQEAQRLEAARPRIIEAYKDHGSNWDFLRGERRRWFGLLRPLPAVDPQVDAYAAQPVHPSPPLSELTGALLRTTLLDADGNFVVGFSDTRGKGTRQPLVVDGKTVGYIVTAPFQSVTAAGDVRFERSQYQASWTMGAVSVLMAALVALWVTRMLLKPLRAMAKATRQLAAGDYSIRVHSQATRDEVGQLATDFNHMAQALERNEGMRRDFMADLSHELRTPLGVLHGELEAMEDGVRPLTRESIQSLQAEVSTLNKLVSDLYDLSLAEAGAMTFQHTPLDLVELLRAAAPAYEQRLADAGIAVDLHFNAKELVVQGDARRLKQLICNLLENALRYTDRGGVLVITVGQSADQAVMTFSDSAPGVESEHLARIFDRFYRVEGSRSRASGGAGLGLAICSRIIEAHEGEIDAQHSPLGGLLMTVRLPLRREEFLDTAISGGQGA; encoded by the coding sequence TTGTCCAAAGTTTTCTGGAGTCGTCTCGCGCCGGGCATCACCGCCAAGCTGTTCTTGGCGGTGCTGTTCACGGCGGTTTGCGTGGTCGTGGCGATGGCGCTGGCTGCGCAATGGAGCTTCAACCGGGGCTTTCTCGGCTATCTGAACGAGCAGGAGGCGCAGCGGCTCGAAGCCGCGCGCCCACGCATCATCGAGGCCTACAAGGACCACGGCAGCAACTGGGATTTTCTGCGCGGCGAGCGCAGGCGCTGGTTCGGTCTGCTCAGGCCGTTGCCTGCGGTCGATCCGCAGGTCGATGCCTACGCCGCGCAGCCGGTGCATCCGTCGCCGCCGCTGTCGGAACTCACGGGGGCCTTGCTTCGCACCACCTTGCTGGATGCCGACGGCAATTTCGTCGTCGGCTTTTCCGACACGCGCGGCAAGGGCACGCGCCAGCCGCTGGTGGTGGATGGAAAAACCGTGGGCTATATCGTCACCGCGCCTTTCCAGAGCGTGACGGCGGCGGGCGACGTGCGCTTCGAGCGCAGCCAATATCAGGCGAGCTGGACCATGGGCGCGGTTTCCGTGCTGATGGCGGCGCTGGTCGCGCTGTGGGTGACGCGCATGCTTCTCAAGCCGCTGCGCGCAATGGCCAAGGCGACGCGGCAGTTGGCTGCCGGTGATTACTCCATCCGGGTGCATTCCCAAGCAACGCGCGACGAGGTCGGTCAACTTGCGACAGATTTCAACCACATGGCTCAGGCGCTGGAGCGCAATGAAGGCATGCGGCGCGATTTCATGGCCGATCTGTCGCATGAACTGCGCACGCCTCTGGGCGTGCTGCACGGCGAGCTGGAGGCCATGGAAGATGGTGTGCGGCCACTCACGCGCGAGTCGATCCAATCGCTGCAGGCGGAAGTGTCCACACTCAACAAGCTGGTCAGCGATCTGTATGACCTGTCGCTGGCTGAAGCGGGCGCGATGACTTTTCAGCACACGCCGCTCGATCTGGTCGAGTTGCTGCGTGCGGCGGCACCCGCATACGAACAACGGCTGGCCGATGCGGGCATTGCGGTCGATCTGCACTTCAACGCCAAGGAACTGGTGGTGCAGGGCGACGCGCGGCGGCTCAAGCAACTGATCTGCAACCTGCTGGAGAACGCGCTGCGCTACACCGACCGTGGCGGCGTGCTGGTGATCACCGTGGGGCAAAGTGCGGATCAGGCGGTGATGACGTTCAGCGACTCTGCGCCCGGTGTCGAATCCGAACATCTCGCGCGCATTTTCGACCGCTTCTACCGCGTGGAAGGTTCGCGCAGCCGTGCCAGTGGCGGGGCGGGTCTGGGGCTGGCCATCTGCAGCCGCATCATCGAGGCGCATGAAGGCGAAATCGACGCGCAGCATTCGCCGTTGGGCGGCTTGCTGATGACGGTGCGCCTGCCGCTGCGCCGCGAGGAGTTTCTGGACACGGCCATTTCAGGAGGACAGGGCGCATGA